The genome window CTCAAAATACATTGACATTGAAGACGGCAGACAAGGAATGATCCGTTTGTTTCTGAAATATGATTCATATGGCCACCCTGTCATCCGTAGCATGAAACGACTTTCAAAGCCCGGTTTAAGAGTTTATGAAGGTGGAGATAATGTTCCACGTTCTCAAAACGGCTTGGGCATTGTAATTCTTTCAACATCAAAAGGTGTAATGACCGATAAAGAAGCTCGCAAGCTGAATGTAGGCGGCGAGATTTTGTGCACCATTTATTAATAAACAGTTTTTAGAACTATGTCACGAATTGGAAATTTACCGGTACCTATTTCTGAGAAAGTTGAGTTCAGTATTAACGCTGATAACATTGCAACTTTCAAAGGCGATAAAGGAACCAATACGCTCCGTATTCACCCTGATATCAGTATTGAAAAAAGCGAGAATGAATTGCTCATTAAAAGAGCAACAGATCAGAAAGAGCACCGAGCTCTTCACGGTTTATTCAGAGCTCTAGTTAACAATGCTGTAGTAGGTGTTTCGGAAGGCTATACAAAAAAATTAGAAATCATTGGCGTTGGTTTTCGCGCATCCATGAACGGTGATGTGTTAGAACTTAACCTGGGTTATTCTCACCCAATATTCTTTGTACCACCTGAAGGTGTTGACATGGAAGTGGATACCAAATCTGGTAAAAATCCGATCCTTGTCATTTCTGGTGTTGATAAAGAAATGGTGGGCCAAGTTTCAGCTAAAATCAGATCATTCAGAAAACCAGAGCCTTATAAAGGTAAAGGTATCAGATATCTGGGCGAACAAGTTCGTCGTAAAGCCGGTAAGTCAGCTGCTAAATAGAGGATTTGAATAATGGATAAAAGACAACAGAAAAAAACTGAGCGAAGAAACAAGATCAAGCGTCGTATCCGGTCTACCATTAAAGGTACAGCCGAGCGTCCAAGACTTAGCATCTTCAAAAGTAATAAGTACACATACCTACAATTGGTTGATGATATGGCAGGAACCACTCTTGCAGCATCAAAAGCTGATACAGGTGTGGAAAATGCTAAAGAAGCTGGCAGTGATATTGCCAAATTAGCTCAGGACAAAGGAATTAATAAAGTGGTATTTGACCGAAGTGGTTACAAATATCACGGCATCGTAAAGGCCGCCGCTGATGGCGCCCGCGATGGTGGATTAGACTTTTAATTGAATTGGGATAAACAATGCCTAAAATAAGAAGAAAACAATCTATACCTGCTGCAAACCTAAACCTTGAAGAGAAGTTGGTTCACGTAAATCGTGTTGCCAAAGTTGTAAAAGGTGGACGTCGTTTTAGCTTTAATGCTATTGTAGTAGTTGGCGACGGCAACGGAGTTTGTGGGCATGGCCTTGGAAAAGCAAACGAAGTTTCTGATGCTATCCAAAAGGGATTTGATAACGCCAAGAAAAACCTAATCCGCGTACCTTTAACAAAGACTAAAAGTATTTACCATCCTATTGTTGGTAAAGCTGGTGCTGGAAAAGTTTTATTACGTCCGGCAGCTGAAGGTACGGGTGTAATCGCAGGTGGTGCCGTTAAATCACTTCTTGACGTAGCTGGTGTACACAACATTCTGTCTAAATCACAGGGTTCTTCAAACCCACACAACATGGTTAAGGCAGCTTTTACAGCACTGAAAGAATTGACTGATCCAGTTGAAGTTGCACAGAGAAGAGGTATTTCTCTCAACAAAGTATTTGAAGGATAATATCTAAAGGAATTGATGATGGACTTAAGTAATTTAAAAGCACCGGTACCAAATCAGAAAGGCACTAAGCGTGTTGGTCGTGGTCAAGGTTCAGGACGCGGAGAACAATCTGGTCGTGGACACAATGGACAGCGTTCACGTTCTGGTTTTAAAAGAAGAGCTTGGTTTGAAGGTGGTCAGATGCCACTACAACGCCGTGTACCTAAGTTCGGTTTCACAAATATAAACCGCAAAGAGCACCGTGTAATTAACGTGCATACTGTAAGCGAGTTTATTGAAGCCGGAAAATTGAACACCAAAATATCCCTGGAAGATATTATAAATGCAGGATTGGCTAGCGAAGGCGAATCTGTAAAACTTCTTGGACGTGGTGATTTAGAACAAAAAATTGAAATCGAAGTGCACGCCGCAAGCAAGTCTGCTACAGAGAAGGTAGAAAAAGCTGGTGGATCATTAACTTTAGTGCAAAACTAATAGTATAGACGGCGAATGAGTCTGATAGAAAACTTCCGCAATATTTTCAAAATCGAAGATCTTAAGAATCGTATTCTATATACGGTTGGAATCTTAATGGTTTATCGGGTAGGTAGTTACATCACACTTCCAGGTGTTGATGCTAACCAGCTTATCAATAATTCCGGAAATGCAGCCAGTAGTTTGCTGGGCCTTTTCGATTTATTTGTGGGAGGAGCATTCTCGAGGGCTGGTGTATTTGCCCTGGGGATTATGCCGTACATTACTGCTGCAATTATTATACAGCTAATGGGTGCTGTGGTACCTTATTTTCAGAAGCTTCAACGTGAAGGGGAAGAAGGAAGGCGCAAAATCACCCGTTTAACACGATATGGTACTGTAGGTATTACTTTGGTTCAGGCGATCGGATTTTCTATAAACCTGATGGCTACTGCACCCCAGGCTATTGTTGTAAATGAATTCTTTTTTGTGATTACAGCGATGGTAGTTCTAACTGCTGGTACTGTTTTTGTAATGTGGCTGGGAGAGAGAATTAGTGAGCGAGGTATTGGTAACGGTATCTCTTTGATAATCATGATTGGTATTATCGCTGCACTGCCTGCTAGTTTCTATAACGAAGTAACTACCAGCGCAAACGCGATTTTAGTAATTATTGAAGTTGCTGCATTAATACTTGTGATTGCAGCTGTTGTAATGCTGACACAAGGAACTCGTAAAATTCCTGTGCAATACGCTAAAAGAGTTGTTGGACGTAAAGTATACGGCGGTACCACTCAGTATCTTCCTTTACGTGTTAACGCTGCAGGTGTAATGCCGATTATTTTCGCACAGTCTATCATGTTTATACCAAGTACCATTGGGTCTTTCTTTCCGGATAACCAAACCGTTCAGTTTTTGACGCAGTGGTCAGTTGACTTTACAGGACTCACTTATTCGATTGTATTCTTTTTCGTGTGTGTGTTCTTTACATTTTTCTATACAGCTATCGCCATCAATCCAAAAGAAATGGCCGATACTATGAAACGACAAGGTGGTTTTATTCCAGGCGTACGTCCAGGGAAACAAACCGTTGAGTTCATTGACAATATTTTGACCAAGATTACACTACCAGGTTCTTTGTTTTTATCCTTTGTAGCTATCCTTCCTGCAATTGCAGTAGGACTGTTCGGGATTACTCCTGGTTTTGCCCTCTTTTATGGAGGAACAAGTTTGTTAATTATTGTGGGTGTAGCATTAGATACACTCCAGCAGATTGAAAGTCACTTAATGATGCGTCATTATGATGGCTTTATGAAAACAGGTAGAATTAAAGGACGTCGAAGAGCGTAAATGATATACCTGAAGAGCGAATCTGAAATTGAGAAAATGCGCGAAAGTGCGCTTATTGTCTCAAGGACTCTGGCTGAAGTTGGGAAACATATTGAGCCAGGTGTTGAAACAGGAAAGCTCGACAGAATTGCAGAAGAATATATTGCTAAAGAAAAGGGACGACCTGCATTTAAAGGTTATGGTCCTAAAGGGAATCAATTCCCAGCCACACTTTGTATTTCAGTAAATGAAGAGGTGGTACATGGAATCCCGGGTAAAAGAAAATTAGAAGAAGGCGATATTGTTTCTGTTGATTGCGGAGTTGAAAAGAATGGATACTTCGGTGATCATGCCTACACATTTGCAGTTGGTGAATGTGATGAGGAAGCTTTGAAATTATTGAGAACTACTTTAGAATCTCTTTATAAAGGGATTGAAAAAGCCGTTCATGGTAACAGAATGGGAGACTTGGCGAATGCCATTCAAACACACTGTGAAGATGAAGGCTACGGAGTAGTTAGAGAATTAGTTGGCCATGGGATTGGAAAAGCAATGCATGAAGATCCCTCAGTACCCAACTTTGGAAGAAAAGGAAAAGGTGAGAGACTCCGATCAGGAATGACTCTCGCAGTTGAACCTATGATTACAATGGGTTCTTGGAAAACAAAAACATTGAACGATGGCTGGACAGTAGTTACAGCCGACGAGAGTTTAGCCGCTCACTTCGAACACGATATTGTAATTCGTGAAGGAAAGGCTGAAATTCTCAGCACTTTTGATTATATTGCTGAGCTCTCGGAAAAAAATCAAAACAACATATTGTATTATGGCTAAACAAGAGCCGATAAAACAAGATGGAGAAATAATAGAAGCACTACCTAACGCACAGTTTCGTGTGGAATTAGATAATGGGCATGAGATATTGGCTCACGTATCAGGTAAAATGCGTATGTATTACATTAAAATTCTCCCGGGAGATAGAGTGGCAGTAGAAATGTCGCCCTATGATTTATCTAAAGGAAGAATAACTTACAGATATAAATAAAGAGGTTGTCATGAAAACGCGATCATCAGTAAAGAAAAGAAGTTCAGACGACAAAATTGTACGACGTAAAGGAAGACTTTACGTGATTAACAAGAAAAACCCTCGCCATAAGCAGCGTCAGGGCTAATCGAATAACCGAGTACTTATATGGCACGTATTGCTGGAATAGATTTACCAAAACAAAAAAGAGGCATAATCAGCCTTACTTACATTTATGGAATTGGCCGCTCTAAAGCAGCTGAGATACTTGAAGGTTTGGATATCGATAAAGATACCAAAGTTCAGGATTGGACAGATGAAGAAGTAAGTAAGCTACGTACTCTTATCGACGAAGAATATAAAGTTGAAGGTGCGCTTCGAAGTGAAGTGAATGGTGACATTCGTCGCTTGATCGAGATTGGTAGCTACCGAGGTGTTCGTCACCGACGTGGTCTTCCAGTAAGAGGCCAGCGTACTCAAACCAACGCACGTACACGTAAAGGTAGAAAGAAAACGGTTGCCGGTAAGAAGAAGGCCGTTAAATAATACAGAAATTGAGATAACCCATGGCTAATAAAAAACCAAAAGCATCTTTAGCTGCAAAGCGTAAAAAGAAAAAACAACTAAGTGATCCCAATGGGATGGCTTTTGTTAAAGCTACATTCAATAATGTGATTGTAACAATAACCGACGCTGATGGGAACGTTGTTTCTTGGTCATCTGCCGGTAAAGAAGGGTTTAAGGGTTCACGTAAGAATACTCCTTATGCCGCGCAATTGAGTGCCGAGACTGCTGCCAAAACAGCTCACGAAATGGGCTTGAGAAAAGTAGAAGTATTTGTAAAAGGTCCTGGTTCAGGACGTGAAGCAGCGGTTCGTGGAATGGCTAGTTCAGGTTTGGAAGTTACTTCCATTAAAGACCGTACTCCGCTACCACACAACGGATGCCGACCACCGAAACGAAGAAGAGTTTAATTGTAAGAAGATTGTATAATGGCAAGATATAGAGGACCAAAACAGAAAAAAGCCAGACGATTCAAAGAGCCAATCTTTGGACCAAGTAAAGCCTTAGAGCGTAAGCCCTACGGACCTGGTGAGCACGGCCGCTCAAGATTTAATCGTAAATCTGAGTATGCTATTCAGCTTGAAGAAAAACAAAAGGCAAAATACACTTATGGGTTGCTCGAAAAGCAGTTCCGTAATTTGTTTAAATCAGCTTCAGCCAAAGATGGCGTTGCAGGTGAGAATTTACTTCAGGCATTAGAAAGTCGTTTAGACAATACTGTTTTTAGAATGGGTTTTGCAAGAACCCGACGTCAGGCTCGTCAGCTTGTAACACACAAGCATATTGTTGTTAATGGAGGAGTAGTTAATATTCCTTCCTTTGAAATGAGTCCTGGTGATGTTGTTTCAATTCGTCCTAAATCGAGAAACCTTCTTGTTATAGAAGATGCTTTAGACGGATCATCAAGAAACAAATACAAATGGGTTGAAACAGATCCGAAGTCAAGATCAGG of Balneola sp. contains these proteins:
- a CDS encoding 30S ribosomal protein S8; the protein is MTDPIADYLTRIRNAQQAGHRRVDIPASKLKRAMTKILADKGYISKYIDIEDGRQGMIRLFLKYDSYGHPVIRSMKRLSKPGLRVYEGGDNVPRSQNGLGIVILSTSKGVMTDKEARKLNVGGEILCTIY
- a CDS encoding 50S ribosomal protein L6, translated to MSRIGNLPVPISEKVEFSINADNIATFKGDKGTNTLRIHPDISIEKSENELLIKRATDQKEHRALHGLFRALVNNAVVGVSEGYTKKLEIIGVGFRASMNGDVLELNLGYSHPIFFVPPEGVDMEVDTKSGKNPILVISGVDKEMVGQVSAKIRSFRKPEPYKGKGIRYLGEQVRRKAGKSAAK
- a CDS encoding 50S ribosomal protein L18; the encoded protein is MDKRQQKKTERRNKIKRRIRSTIKGTAERPRLSIFKSNKYTYLQLVDDMAGTTLAASKADTGVENAKEAGSDIAKLAQDKGINKVVFDRSGYKYHGIVKAAADGARDGGLDF
- a CDS encoding 30S ribosomal protein S5, whose protein sequence is MPKIRRKQSIPAANLNLEEKLVHVNRVAKVVKGGRRFSFNAIVVVGDGNGVCGHGLGKANEVSDAIQKGFDNAKKNLIRVPLTKTKSIYHPIVGKAGAGKVLLRPAAEGTGVIAGGAVKSLLDVAGVHNILSKSQGSSNPHNMVKAAFTALKELTDPVEVAQRRGISLNKVFEG
- a CDS encoding 50S ribosomal protein L15, producing MDLSNLKAPVPNQKGTKRVGRGQGSGRGEQSGRGHNGQRSRSGFKRRAWFEGGQMPLQRRVPKFGFTNINRKEHRVINVHTVSEFIEAGKLNTKISLEDIINAGLASEGESVKLLGRGDLEQKIEIEVHAASKSATEKVEKAGGSLTLVQN
- a CDS encoding preprotein translocase subunit SecY — translated: MSLIENFRNIFKIEDLKNRILYTVGILMVYRVGSYITLPGVDANQLINNSGNAASSLLGLFDLFVGGAFSRAGVFALGIMPYITAAIIIQLMGAVVPYFQKLQREGEEGRRKITRLTRYGTVGITLVQAIGFSINLMATAPQAIVVNEFFFVITAMVVLTAGTVFVMWLGERISERGIGNGISLIIMIGIIAALPASFYNEVTTSANAILVIIEVAALILVIAAVVMLTQGTRKIPVQYAKRVVGRKVYGGTTQYLPLRVNAAGVMPIIFAQSIMFIPSTIGSFFPDNQTVQFLTQWSVDFTGLTYSIVFFFVCVFFTFFYTAIAINPKEMADTMKRQGGFIPGVRPGKQTVEFIDNILTKITLPGSLFLSFVAILPAIAVGLFGITPGFALFYGGTSLLIIVGVALDTLQQIESHLMMRHYDGFMKTGRIKGRRRA
- the map gene encoding type I methionyl aminopeptidase — translated: MIYLKSESEIEKMRESALIVSRTLAEVGKHIEPGVETGKLDRIAEEYIAKEKGRPAFKGYGPKGNQFPATLCISVNEEVVHGIPGKRKLEEGDIVSVDCGVEKNGYFGDHAYTFAVGECDEEALKLLRTTLESLYKGIEKAVHGNRMGDLANAIQTHCEDEGYGVVRELVGHGIGKAMHEDPSVPNFGRKGKGERLRSGMTLAVEPMITMGSWKTKTLNDGWTVVTADESLAAHFEHDIVIREGKAEILSTFDYIAELSEKNQNNILYYG
- a CDS encoding translation initiation factor IF-1 — its product is MAKQEPIKQDGEIIEALPNAQFRVELDNGHEILAHVSGKMRMYYIKILPGDRVAVEMSPYDLSKGRITYRYK
- a CDS encoding 50S ribosomal protein L36, which translates into the protein MKTRSSVKKRSSDDKIVRRKGRLYVINKKNPRHKQRQG
- a CDS encoding 30S ribosomal protein S13, which codes for MARIAGIDLPKQKRGIISLTYIYGIGRSKAAEILEGLDIDKDTKVQDWTDEEVSKLRTLIDEEYKVEGALRSEVNGDIRRLIEIGSYRGVRHRRGLPVRGQRTQTNARTRKGRKKTVAGKKKAVK
- a CDS encoding 30S ribosomal protein S11, coding for MANKKPKASLAAKRKKKKQLSDPNGMAFVKATFNNVIVTITDADGNVVSWSSAGKEGFKGSRKNTPYAAQLSAETAAKTAHEMGLRKVEVFVKGPGSGREAAVRGMASSGLEVTSIKDRTPLPHNGCRPPKRRRV
- a CDS encoding 30S ribosomal protein S4 → MARYRGPKQKKARRFKEPIFGPSKALERKPYGPGEHGRSRFNRKSEYAIQLEEKQKAKYTYGLLEKQFRNLFKSASAKDGVAGENLLQALESRLDNTVFRMGFARTRRQARQLVTHKHIVVNGGVVNIPSFEMSPGDVVSIRPKSRNLLVIEDALDGSSRNKYKWVETDPKSRSGKMLYVPTMEEIPENINVQLIVELYSK